GGGATTATCCGGTGATTTTGACGGTCAACTTTGTTTCAGCCGTTCTCGTGCTTTTGGGAACTTTTATTTCAGACCTGATGTACATGCTGGTTGATCCGAGGATTCGGTTATGAAAAACACTGAACAAAACAAACCGGCCCGGGAAACCCGCCTGGAAAAAGCGCTGACACCGAAACGAAGCCGGTTGGAAGAATTCTGGGTGCTTTTTAAAAAGAACAGGCTTGCCATCGCCGGCCTGATTATTTTCATTCTCTTCTTTGCCGCCGCCCTGGCCGGACTATTCCTTACGTCCGGCCAGAATCCGGTTTTCGACCCCGCCCAGATTCGGCTTCAGGAAAAATTGCGACCGCCCATGGCCAAAGCCAATTTAGATTCTCTGCTGCCGGCCGAAGTACCGCGCCTGGGCATCTATTTTTTCGGCACCGATGATCTGGGCCGTGATGTTTTTGCCCGTATGCTTCAAGGTTCCTGGGTTTCCCTGACCGTCGGGTTTGTGGCTGTCGGCATATCGGTTTTCATCGGCATCTTCATGGGGGGAATTGCGGGGTATTTTGGACAGATTCTGCTGAAAATGGACCACATCCTGATAAGTGGCCTCATGGTTGCGGGAATCGCCTTCATGACTTCGGGTTGGGCCCTGACGGGTTTCCTTTTCTTTATTCTGACGGCGGTTTTCCTCCTGTATACCGTTCGGATAAAAAAAATCGCAAAGAACCGCGCCAGACGCGCCGGAACCGGTTTTTTTGAGATCAACGCCTTCAGTGTCGACACGCTGATCATGCGCATTGTCGACATCATGATCTGTTTTCCCAGTTTTTTCCTGATACTCACGGTGGTAGCGCTTCTCCCCGCCAGTATCTACAATATCATGATTGTCATCGGGCTGACCAGCTGGATGGGCGCAACCCGCTTTGTCCGGGCGGAGTTTCTTTCTTTGCGGGAGCAGGATTTTGTGGCGGCCGCAAGGGCGCTGGGGGTCGGCAACCTCCGTATCATCTTCCGGCACATGATGCCCAATGCGATTGCACCGGTCCTGGTCTCGGCCACCATTGGCATTGCCTCCGCAATTTTAACGGAAGCCGGATTGAGCTTTCTGGGCTTCGGCGTGCCCCCGCCCCATGCCACCTGGGGAAACATCATTTCGGACGGCAAGCGGTTTATCTTTGATGCCCCCTGGCTGACCTTCATTCCGGGAATTTCCATTTTGGTTGTGGTGCTTTCTTTTAACCTTTTCGGCGAGGGGTTAAGGGATGCGCTGAACCCGAAACTGAGGGAGCGCCACTGAAATGGAACACAACGATCACCCTTTAATTTCCGTCCAGGATTTAAAAGTCTACTTTCAGGGAGACTTTGAGACTGCCCGTGCCGTCGACGGTGTCAGTTTTGAGGTCCGTCCGAAAGAGATGGTCTGCCTGGTGGGCGAGTCCGGCTGCGGCAAAACGGTTACCGCCCTCAGCATCCTCGGCCTTATTTCAATTCCACCCGGTCGGATTGCCGGCGGGAAAATCCTTTTCAAAGATAACAATCTCCTCGACCTAAGCGAAAGCGATTTTCAAAAAATTCGCGGCAATCATATCGCCATGGTGTTCCAGGAACCGTTGACCTCGCTAAACCCTGTTTTCACCATTGAAGATCAAATCGGTGAGGCCATTCAGATCCATAAACATATCGAAGGCGAACCGCTGCAGGAGCGCTGCATTCAGCTGCTTAAGGATGTCGGCATCTCTTCGGCCGCAGAACGTCTCAATGACTATCCCCACCAGCTCAGCGGCGGGCAGCGCCAGCGGGTGATGATTGCCATGGCCCTGGCCTGCGATCCGGACCTGATCATCGCCGATGAGCCCACAACGGCCCTGGATGTGACGGTACAGTCCCAGATTCTGCAGTTGTTTAAGTCGCTCCAAAAAAAACGCGCCCTGTCGGTTCTCTACATCACCCATGACCTCGGCGTTGTGGCAAACATCGCCCACCGCGTTTATGTCATGTATGCGGGCATCATCGTGGAGCAGGGAAAAGCCGTCCATATTTTCAGCGGGGCACAACACCCCTATACCCGGGGACTGCTGGCGTCGCTGCCCACCCGCGCAAAACGGGGCAAAAGGCTATACAGTATTCCGGGCGCCGTACCCGATCCGGCCCACAAACCCCTCGGCTGCCCATTCCATCCCCGGTGTCCCGACGCCATCGAGAGTTGCCGGACGCAATTTCCGGAGTTGTGCAATTACGGCCATGGGCATCTGGCACGCTGCCCGGTTTTATTTGGACGCAAACATGAAACAGGATAAATCCCGAACCCTCCGTGAAAATTTATGAGAACTTTTTTTCAGGGTAAAATATTAAACAATTCTAAAATGAATTCAGATTCGACAATGAACACAAACCATCATCCCCTCTTGCAGGTAAAAGGACTTAAAAAATATTTTCCCGTCCGCAGGGGCTTTTTGCAGCGCACCAGCGGCTGGGTCAAGGCGGTGGACGGCGTCGACCTTGAGATCGAAAAGGGCCAAACCCTTGGACTTGTGGGTGAAAGCGGCTGCGGAAAGTCCACCATCGCCCGACTGATCCTCAAACTGCTCCAGCCTGACAGCGGGAATATTCTGTTCCGGGATCAGGATATCACCGGGTTGTCTGAGAAAGAAATGAAGCCGGTGCGAAAAGAAATGCAGATTGTTTTTCAGGACCCCTACGGTTCGCTCAATCCCCGTATGGCCATCGGCGCCTCCATTGAAGAAGGGCTTCGCATCGCCGGCATACCGAACGGCCGGGCGCGCAAGGACCGTCTGGCATCTTTGCTTGAAATGGTGGGACTTTCTCCGGATAGCGCCGACCGTTATCCCCACGAATTCAGCGGGGGACAGCGCCAGCGCATCGGCATCGCCCGTGCGCTGAGCGTCGAACCGTCTTTGATTCTCTGTGATGAACCGATCTCAGCCCTGGACGTTTCCATCCAGGCCCAGATTATCAACCTGCTGAAAGATTTACAGGAAAAGCTGGGGCTGAGCTATCTTTTTATTTCACACGACCTGAATGTCGTCGGTTATCTGTGCAATACGGTCTCCGTCATGTACAAGGGTCACATTATGGAACACGCCCCGGCTGAAAGGCTCTTTGCAAACCCCCGCCACCCCTATACCCTGTCATTGCTGTCGGCAATTCCCGATGTGGAGCCCGTTGAAAAAAAACAGCCCCAATCCTTCCTGAGGGAAAACCAAACTACGGCGGAACCAACCGCCGGCTGCAAATTTCAGGAACATTGCGCCTGGGTAGATGCACCTTGCAAGGACGGATTGATTCATTTACAGGAGATTGAAAAGGGACATCTGGTCCGATGCTGGAAGGAGGCGCAAGGATGAAGCTCCCCGCAGCCCCGATAAACCGGGATCTTCGACAAGCTGCGGGGTATCAAAGCGGAATTGCGCTGTAGCTTTAACCCGTCTACGCTCAGTTAAGCTTCGGCGCGGTTCACCTCGCCTTTCATCCCTGCTGCAAGCAGCAGGGTATTCAGGCGAAGGCGAATAAGCGGCTCACCTGTATTTAGAAAAAAATATTTAACAGCGGTGATTGATAATCTATAAATGTAGCATAGAACGTTATGGCATTCATGGGTAGGGCAAAGCTTAAAACCAGCGAGATCCCCCCTAAGAAAGCGATCATG
This region of Desulfobacterales bacterium genomic DNA includes:
- a CDS encoding ABC transporter permease yields the protein MKNTEQNKPARETRLEKALTPKRSRLEEFWVLFKKNRLAIAGLIIFILFFAAALAGLFLTSGQNPVFDPAQIRLQEKLRPPMAKANLDSLLPAEVPRLGIYFFGTDDLGRDVFARMLQGSWVSLTVGFVAVGISVFIGIFMGGIAGYFGQILLKMDHILISGLMVAGIAFMTSGWALTGFLFFILTAVFLLYTVRIKKIAKNRARRAGTGFFEINAFSVDTLIMRIVDIMICFPSFFLILTVVALLPASIYNIMIVIGLTSWMGATRFVRAEFLSLREQDFVAAARALGVGNLRIIFRHMMPNAIAPVLVSATIGIASAILTEAGLSFLGFGVPPPHATWGNIISDGKRFIFDAPWLTFIPGISILVVVLSFNLFGEGLRDALNPKLRERH
- a CDS encoding ABC transporter ATP-binding protein — its product is MEHNDHPLISVQDLKVYFQGDFETARAVDGVSFEVRPKEMVCLVGESGCGKTVTALSILGLISIPPGRIAGGKILFKDNNLLDLSESDFQKIRGNHIAMVFQEPLTSLNPVFTIEDQIGEAIQIHKHIEGEPLQERCIQLLKDVGISSAAERLNDYPHQLSGGQRQRVMIAMALACDPDLIIADEPTTALDVTVQSQILQLFKSLQKKRALSVLYITHDLGVVANIAHRVYVMYAGIIVEQGKAVHIFSGAQHPYTRGLLASLPTRAKRGKRLYSIPGAVPDPAHKPLGCPFHPRCPDAIESCRTQFPELCNYGHGHLARCPVLFGRKHETG
- a CDS encoding ATP-binding cassette domain-containing protein → MNTNHHPLLQVKGLKKYFPVRRGFLQRTSGWVKAVDGVDLEIEKGQTLGLVGESGCGKSTIARLILKLLQPDSGNILFRDQDITGLSEKEMKPVRKEMQIVFQDPYGSLNPRMAIGASIEEGLRIAGIPNGRARKDRLASLLEMVGLSPDSADRYPHEFSGGQRQRIGIARALSVEPSLILCDEPISALDVSIQAQIINLLKDLQEKLGLSYLFISHDLNVVGYLCNTVSVMYKGHIMEHAPAERLFANPRHPYTLSLLSAIPDVEPVEKKQPQSFLRENQTTAEPTAGCKFQEHCAWVDAPCKDGLIHLQEIEKGHLVRCWKEAQG